In one window of Jatrophihabitans sp. DNA:
- a CDS encoding deoxyribodipyrimidine photo-lyase: MPAVMWFRRDLRLLDNPALIAAAEAGGGSVLGVFVLDPALLAPSGAARLAVLYRSLRSLDAQLGGDLVVRHGRPATVLGELCREVAADSVHCAADFGPYGAARDEAVAQALPAPLVRTGSPYAVPPGRLVNASGAGFQVYSAFYRAWLARGWPEPAPAARTQWLPADQVRRDGIPADPRLPSQLRLPEVGESAARQAWQSFRDGPIERYRQDRSRPDLAGTSRMSVHLKWGTVHPRTLLADLRPQHEVYRKELAWREFYADVLHRRPDSAREHYRTELADLPHPTGELARQRLAAWAAGRTGYPIVDAGMRQLLAEGWMHNRVRMIVASFLVKDLHLEWQAGARHFMAHLVDGDLASNVHGWQWVAGTGTDPAPYFRIFNPSLQGQKFDPDGAYVRRYVPELAGLPADRIHEPWRAPGGLPPGYPDRIVDHAAERAKALADYESVRAVRR, encoded by the coding sequence GTGCCCGCTGTGATGTGGTTCCGCCGCGACCTGCGACTTCTGGACAACCCGGCGCTGATCGCGGCGGCCGAGGCCGGCGGTGGCTCGGTGCTGGGCGTGTTCGTGCTGGACCCGGCCCTGCTCGCCCCGTCCGGCGCTGCCCGGCTGGCGGTTCTGTACCGGAGCCTGCGGTCCCTGGACGCCCAGCTGGGCGGCGACCTGGTGGTCCGCCACGGCCGGCCGGCGACCGTGCTGGGCGAGCTGTGCCGCGAAGTGGCCGCCGACTCGGTGCACTGCGCCGCCGACTTCGGCCCGTACGGAGCGGCCCGGGACGAGGCGGTGGCGCAGGCGTTACCGGCGCCGCTGGTGCGGACCGGCTCGCCCTACGCGGTGCCGCCCGGCCGGCTCGTCAACGCCTCGGGCGCCGGCTTTCAGGTGTACTCGGCCTTCTACCGCGCCTGGCTCGCGCGCGGCTGGCCCGAGCCCGCGCCGGCCGCCCGGACCCAGTGGCTGCCGGCCGACCAGGTGCGCCGCGACGGCATTCCCGCCGACCCGCGACTGCCCTCGCAGCTGCGGCTGCCCGAGGTCGGCGAGTCAGCCGCCCGCCAGGCCTGGCAGTCCTTTCGCGACGGCCCGATCGAGCGGTACCGCCAGGACCGCAGCCGGCCGGACCTGGCCGGCACCTCGCGGATGTCGGTGCACCTGAAATGGGGCACGGTGCATCCCCGGACCCTGCTGGCCGACCTGCGGCCGCAGCACGAGGTGTACCGTAAGGAGCTGGCCTGGCGGGAGTTCTACGCCGACGTCCTGCACCGCCGGCCGGACTCCGCGCGCGAGCACTACCGCACCGAGCTCGCCGACCTGCCGCACCCGACCGGCGAGCTCGCCCGGCAGCGGCTGGCCGCCTGGGCCGCCGGCCGGACCGGCTACCCGATAGTCGACGCCGGCATGCGCCAGCTGCTGGCCGAGGGCTGGATGCACAACCGGGTGCGGATGATCGTGGCCTCGTTCCTGGTCAAGGACCTGCACCTGGAATGGCAGGCCGGAGCCCGGCACTTCATGGCGCACCTGGTGGACGGCGACCTGGCCAGCAACGTCCACGGCTGGCAGTGGGTGGCCGGCACCGGGACCGACCCGGCGCCGTACTTCCGGATCTTCAACCCGAGCCTGCAAGGGCAGAAGTTCGATCCGGACGGCGCTTACGTCCGTCGCTACGTGCCCGAGCTGGCCGGGCTTCCGGCCGACCGCATCCACGAGCCGTGGCGCGCGCCGGGCGGCCTGCCGCCGGGCTATCCGGACCGGATCGTCGACCACGCGGCCGAGCGGGCCAAAGCCCTGGCCGACTACGAGTCGGTCCGCGCGGTGCGCCGCTGA
- a CDS encoding phospholipid carrier-dependent glycosyltransferase translates to MSSKRLNPWTPAFLLASTLAAAAAVFQNFYRLSRAPIQVDEALYANVSWRYLHWDSLTAAQRSSALNNFEHPPLAKVLFGVAELVQGQPDIGAARAVSASCTVGAALILCLWLGAAVNRWVGLLAGSTLALIPMSVAPQVTRFGRTAMLDPVAGFFMVGSLALGWYWFRYSGRRAWVLAIGAGISTGLASASKENGFLGLVAPIAVGLAWSLRPLTALLVRLLQSLGAVAAAAGTFLCCYLPFGDPVGRIGYLYRFQSRHSRDGHLVGFDGQLSTHPPWWTNLWFAAHGIGPILSWTIPLTMLAAVVLRRDRLVGWLVAALVGPLAFHCWLAGVVLPFYWTLWLPAAVALSSLGCWEFMWRGGRARSADWPPDLRRRLARGGAGLAAACALAAIAIPSIGQLDQVARLQRDGAVALPEIRTRLGLHGAVLTTGFLRVEVSTFTGSAPVHVRLPEALHGIDTVLIGQPRCRTSFDATIRAFVATNLRSGSLRLVRADRLARLYVASGLLRAPKADEIRAQPAVRMVTGC, encoded by the coding sequence ATGTCCAGCAAGCGGCTCAACCCCTGGACGCCGGCCTTTCTCCTCGCGTCGACCCTCGCTGCCGCCGCGGCGGTCTTCCAGAACTTCTACCGGCTCTCGCGGGCGCCGATCCAGGTCGATGAGGCCCTGTACGCGAATGTCTCGTGGCGATACCTGCACTGGGACTCACTCACCGCCGCGCAACGGTCCTCGGCGCTGAACAACTTCGAGCATCCACCTCTGGCCAAAGTGCTCTTCGGCGTCGCCGAACTCGTTCAGGGGCAGCCGGATATCGGCGCCGCGCGTGCCGTCAGCGCTTCGTGCACGGTGGGCGCCGCGCTGATCCTGTGCCTCTGGCTGGGCGCGGCGGTCAACAGGTGGGTGGGACTGCTGGCCGGCAGCACGCTGGCGCTGATTCCGATGAGCGTGGCCCCGCAGGTCACCCGCTTCGGCCGGACCGCGATGCTCGACCCGGTCGCCGGGTTCTTCATGGTCGGCTCGCTCGCGCTGGGGTGGTACTGGTTCCGGTATTCCGGTCGGCGGGCCTGGGTGCTGGCGATCGGCGCGGGTATCAGCACCGGTTTGGCCAGCGCCAGCAAGGAGAACGGCTTTCTCGGCCTGGTGGCGCCGATAGCTGTCGGCCTGGCGTGGTCGCTGCGTCCGCTGACCGCGCTGCTGGTCCGGCTGCTGCAGTCGCTCGGCGCGGTGGCCGCGGCGGCGGGCACTTTCCTCTGCTGCTACCTGCCCTTCGGTGACCCGGTTGGGCGGATCGGCTACCTGTACCGCTTCCAATCCCGGCACTCCCGCGACGGGCACCTCGTCGGATTCGACGGGCAGCTGTCCACTCACCCGCCCTGGTGGACGAACCTGTGGTTCGCCGCTCACGGGATCGGTCCGATCCTGAGCTGGACGATTCCGCTGACGATGCTGGCGGCTGTCGTGCTGCGCCGGGACCGATTGGTCGGCTGGCTGGTCGCCGCGCTGGTCGGGCCGCTGGCCTTTCACTGCTGGCTGGCCGGGGTGGTGCTGCCCTTCTACTGGACGCTCTGGCTTCCGGCCGCGGTGGCGCTCTCATCGCTGGGCTGCTGGGAGTTCATGTGGCGGGGCGGGCGAGCGCGGTCCGCCGACTGGCCGCCAGACCTGCGCCGCCGGCTGGCGCGTGGCGGCGCAGGTCTGGCGGCGGCCTGCGCGCTGGCAGCGATCGCGATCCCGTCGATCGGGCAGCTCGACCAGGTCGCGCGGCTGCAGCGGGACGGCGCGGTCGCGCTCCCCGAGATCCGCACCCGGCTCGGACTGCACGGCGCGGTGTTGACGACCGGATTCCTGCGGGTCGAGGTGTCGACGTTCACCGGGTCAGCCCCCGTGCACGTGCGGTTGCCCGAGGCCCTGCACGGCATCGACACCGTCCTGATCGGGCAGCCCCGTTGCCGCACCAGCTTCGACGCCACCATCCGCGCGTTCGTGGCGACGAACCTGCGGTCGGGTTCGCTGCGGCTGGTTCGCGCCGACCGGTTGGCGCGCCTCTACGTGGCCAGCGGGCTGCTGCGAGCACCGAAGGCGGACGAGATCCGGGCGCAGCCAGCCGTCCGGATGGTCACCGGTTGCTGA
- a CDS encoding aldose 1-epimerase family protein, protein MSFDGRRYEIAAGGYRATLAEVGACLAGLWHDGTPITVENPTRALPPKSSGAVLLPWPNRIAGGRYRFDGEDYQLPLTEPARLNASHGLVKWVRWSAERQDRSSVTLTHELAPQTGYPFELRLQLDYRLDADAGLRVSAVVTNTGRSAAPFGAGFHPYLDLAGHELDTAELLVPAGAVIEADDRQIPTGRHRVEGTPHDLRTIRPIGGLRLDHGFTELTGSAALLRTEQRSVEIRWDAAFGYLQVFTPPFITPGRNAVAIEPMSCPANAFNSGEGLIRLEPGQQWTGSWGVRLV, encoded by the coding sequence ATGAGCTTTGACGGCAGGCGCTACGAGATCGCCGCCGGCGGTTACCGGGCGACCCTGGCCGAGGTCGGGGCCTGCCTGGCGGGGCTGTGGCACGACGGCACGCCGATCACCGTGGAGAACCCGACGCGGGCCCTGCCGCCCAAGTCCAGCGGCGCGGTGCTGCTGCCGTGGCCGAACCGGATCGCCGGCGGCCGCTACCGCTTCGACGGCGAGGACTACCAGCTGCCGCTCACCGAGCCCGCGCGGCTCAACGCCAGCCATGGCCTGGTGAAGTGGGTCCGGTGGAGCGCCGAGCGCCAGGACCGCTCGTCGGTGACGCTGACCCACGAGCTGGCGCCCCAGACCGGCTACCCGTTCGAGCTGCGCCTTCAGCTGGACTACCGCCTCGACGCCGACGCCGGACTGCGGGTGAGCGCGGTCGTCACCAACACCGGCCGGTCCGCCGCGCCGTTCGGGGCCGGCTTTCACCCCTACCTGGACCTGGCCGGGCACGAGCTGGACACCGCCGAGCTGCTGGTGCCGGCCGGGGCGGTGATCGAGGCCGATGACCGCCAGATCCCGACCGGGCGCCATCGCGTCGAAGGCACCCCGCACGACCTCAGGACGATCCGGCCGATCGGCGGCCTGCGGCTGGACCACGGCTTCACCGAGCTGACCGGCTCGGCGGCGCTGCTGCGCACCGAGCAGCGCAGCGTCGAGATCCGCTGGGACGCCGCCTTCGGTTACCTGCAGGTGTTCACGCCGCCGTTCATCACGCCCGGGCGCAACGCGGTGGCGATCGAGCCGATGAGCTGCCCGGCCAACGCCTTCAACTCCGGCGAGGGGCTGATCCGGCTGGAGCCAGGGCAGCAGTGGACCGGCAGCTGGGGCGTCCGGCTGGTCTGA
- a CDS encoding MFS transporter — protein MTQDGTPGPEAALESEAEPEAGWLRRHAIDTAPLRIAPFRRQVMGQGTSFIGAMLTAVAVPVQVYQLSRSSLQVGLVGLAGLIPLVVFGLYGGAIADAIDRRTLLLISSLGTWACTVGLLLQTLADLRSVPLILALVAAQSGFFGVASSARGAIIPRIVPLELVPAANTMTFTVGNVGQVIGPLIAGVLVTRQHGFAYAYAVDAALFTLAMYANVRLPRIPPDGSSPRAGLRSVLDGLRFISGHPVLLMSFVVDIVAMVFAMPRALYPQVADDRWHGQVGPLYAAIAIGSVLAGLSGGWIARVRRQGVSLTSAIVVWGLAVAVAGLAHQLWLAVLLLAVAGAADLVSAVYRQTILQTYAPDVMRGRMQGVFVVVVAGGPRLGDLRAGATASLTSVTVSWVGGGLLCAGAVLIAARAVRSFWQYDAHQPPVEPDSLPSSA, from the coding sequence GTGACCCAGGACGGCACGCCCGGGCCGGAAGCAGCGCTCGAGTCCGAGGCCGAGCCCGAGGCCGGCTGGTTGCGCAGGCACGCCATCGACACCGCGCCGCTGAGGATCGCCCCGTTCCGGCGGCAGGTGATGGGGCAGGGCACCTCGTTCATCGGGGCGATGCTGACCGCGGTGGCCGTCCCGGTGCAGGTCTACCAGCTGTCGCGCTCGTCCCTGCAGGTCGGCTTGGTGGGCCTGGCCGGGCTGATCCCGCTGGTGGTCTTCGGCCTGTACGGCGGGGCCATCGCCGACGCCATCGACCGCCGCACGCTGCTGCTGATCAGCTCGCTGGGAACCTGGGCGTGCACGGTCGGGCTGCTGCTGCAGACCCTGGCCGACCTGCGCAGCGTGCCGCTGATCCTGGCCCTGGTCGCCGCCCAGTCCGGCTTCTTCGGCGTCGCCTCGTCGGCGCGCGGGGCGATCATCCCCAGGATCGTGCCGCTGGAACTGGTGCCGGCCGCCAACACCATGACGTTCACAGTGGGCAATGTCGGCCAGGTGATCGGCCCGCTGATCGCCGGGGTGCTGGTCACCCGGCAGCACGGCTTCGCCTACGCCTACGCCGTGGACGCCGCGCTGTTCACCCTGGCCATGTACGCCAACGTGCGGCTGCCCCGCATCCCGCCGGACGGCTCGTCCCCGCGGGCCGGGCTGCGCTCGGTGCTGGACGGGCTGCGGTTCATCAGCGGGCATCCGGTGCTGCTGATGTCCTTCGTGGTCGACATCGTGGCGATGGTGTTCGCGATGCCCCGGGCGCTGTACCCGCAGGTGGCCGATGACCGCTGGCACGGTCAGGTGGGCCCGCTGTACGCCGCGATCGCGATCGGCTCGGTGCTGGCCGGGCTGTCCGGCGGTTGGATCGCCCGGGTCCGCCGGCAGGGGGTCAGCCTGACCTCGGCGATCGTGGTCTGGGGGTTGGCCGTGGCGGTGGCGGGCCTGGCCCACCAGCTGTGGCTTGCGGTGCTGCTGCTGGCGGTGGCCGGCGCGGCCGACCTAGTCAGCGCCGTGTACCGCCAGACCATCCTGCAGACCTACGCCCCCGATGTGATGCGCGGGCGGATGCAGGGGGTCTTCGTGGTGGTGGTGGCGGGCGGGCCCCGGCTGGGCGACCTGCGGGCCGGCGCCACCGCCTCGCTCACCTCGGTCACGGTGTCGTGGGTGGGCGGTGGCCTGCTGTGCGCCGGCGCGGTGCTGATCGCGGCTCGGGCCGTCCGGTCGTTCTGGCAGTACGACGCCCACCAGCCCCCGGTTGAGCCGGACTCGCTACCGTCGAGCGCATGA
- the pdxH gene encoding pyridoxamine 5'-phosphate oxidase, producing MTVSGTDSTDPLARLVSLRRSYGAGELSEDLLAPTWLEQLRLWFVQAVADDRVHEPNAMQVATVDEAGRPDLRTVLARGFDAAGVVFYTNYQSAKGRQLTANPVAAALFSWLPLERQVRLRGPVAKVDPAETARYFASRPRGAQLAAWASPQSESIANRAELERRLAEVTERFGEGEIPPPPHWGGYRITVTEAEFWQGREFRLHDRLRYRLAAGFADGRTDFADGVADETSAAGGEEWLVERLGP from the coding sequence GTGACCGTCTCTGGGACCGACTCCACCGATCCGCTGGCGAGGCTGGTCAGCCTGCGCCGCTCCTACGGCGCCGGCGAGCTGAGCGAGGACCTGCTGGCGCCGACCTGGCTGGAGCAGCTGCGGCTGTGGTTCGTCCAGGCGGTGGCCGATGACCGGGTCCACGAGCCCAACGCCATGCAGGTGGCCACGGTCGACGAGGCCGGCCGGCCGGACCTGCGGACCGTGCTGGCGCGGGGCTTCGACGCCGCCGGCGTGGTCTTCTACACCAACTACCAGTCCGCCAAGGGCCGCCAGCTCACCGCCAACCCGGTGGCCGCCGCGCTGTTCTCGTGGCTGCCGCTGGAGCGCCAGGTGCGCCTGCGCGGCCCGGTGGCCAAGGTCGACCCGGCCGAGACCGCCCGCTACTTCGCGTCCCGCCCGCGCGGGGCACAGCTGGCGGCCTGGGCCTCGCCGCAGTCCGAGTCGATCGCGAACCGGGCCGAGCTGGAGCGGCGGCTGGCCGAGGTCACCGAACGCTTCGGCGAGGGTGAGATCCCGCCGCCGCCGCACTGGGGCGGCTACCGGATCACGGTGACCGAGGCGGAGTTCTGGCAGGGCCGGGAGTTCCGGTTGCACGACCGGCTGCGCTACCGGCTGGCGGCCGGCTTCGCCGACGGCAGGACCGACTTTGCCGACGGCGTGGCGGACGAGACGAGCGCGGCCGGCGGCGAGGAGTGGCTGGTCGAGCGGCTCGGCCCGTGA
- a CDS encoding citrate synthase 2: MSDDFSPGLEGVIAFETEIAEPDKDGGALRYRGVDIEELVGHVTFGNVWALLVDGKFGPGLPPAEPFPIPVHTGDVRVDVQAALAMLSPIWGYRPLLDISDDEAREQAARASVMALSYVAQSARGVGAPAVPQSRIDQSRTIVERFMTRWRGEPDPRHVDAVDAYFVSAAEHGMNASTFTARVIASTGADVAAAISGAIGAMSGPLHGGAPARVLPMLEAVERSGDARKVVTDILDRKERMMGFGHRVYRAEDPRARVLRRTCKELNAPRYEVAAALEQAALKELRERRPDHPIETNVEFWAAVILDFAEVPPHMMPALFSCARTAGWAAHIMEQKKTGRLVRPSARYIGPDPRSPKDVEGWDNIAHS, encoded by the coding sequence ATGTCAGACGATTTCAGCCCCGGCCTCGAGGGCGTCATCGCGTTCGAAACCGAGATCGCCGAACCTGACAAGGACGGTGGCGCGCTGCGTTACCGCGGCGTCGACATCGAGGAACTGGTCGGCCACGTCACGTTCGGCAATGTCTGGGCGCTGCTGGTGGACGGCAAGTTCGGGCCCGGCCTGCCGCCGGCGGAGCCGTTCCCGATCCCGGTGCACACCGGTGACGTCCGGGTGGACGTGCAGGCCGCGCTGGCGATGCTCTCCCCCATCTGGGGCTACCGGCCGTTGCTGGACATCAGTGACGACGAGGCCCGCGAGCAGGCCGCCCGGGCCTCGGTGATGGCGCTGTCCTACGTGGCCCAGTCGGCCCGCGGGGTCGGCGCGCCGGCCGTTCCGCAGTCGCGCATCGACCAGTCCCGCACCATCGTCGAGCGGTTCATGACGCGCTGGCGCGGCGAGCCGGATCCGCGCCACGTGGACGCCGTCGACGCCTACTTCGTCTCGGCCGCCGAGCACGGCATGAACGCCTCGACCTTCACCGCCCGGGTGATCGCCTCGACCGGCGCGGACGTCGCCGCCGCGATCTCCGGCGCCATCGGCGCGATGTCGGGTCCGCTGCACGGCGGCGCCCCGGCCCGGGTGCTGCCGATGCTCGAGGCGGTGGAGCGCTCCGGTGACGCCCGCAAGGTGGTCACCGACATCCTGGACCGCAAGGAACGGATGATGGGCTTCGGCCACCGGGTGTACCGGGCCGAGGACCCGCGCGCCCGCGTGCTGCGCCGCACCTGCAAGGAGCTGAACGCGCCCCGCTACGAGGTCGCCGCCGCTCTGGAGCAGGCCGCGTTGAAGGAGCTGCGCGAGCGCCGCCCGGACCACCCGATCGAGACCAACGTCGAGTTCTGGGCCGCGGTCATCCTGGACTTCGCCGAGGTGCCGCCGCACATGATGCCGGCGCTGTTCAGCTGCGCCCGCACCGCCGGCTGGGCCGCGCACATCATGGAGCAGAAGAAGACCGGCCGGCTGGTCCGCCCGTCGGCCCGCTACATCGGCCCGGATCCGCGCAGCCCGAAGGACGTCGAGGGCTGGGACAACATCGCGCACTCGTAG
- a CDS encoding D-arabinono-1,4-lactone oxidase, whose protein sequence is MARQGSGSWRNWAGTYSVTPARLQYPCSPDEVAAEVCRAAQDELSVKAVGAGYSFTDIAVTRGVMLDLSGMTGVLAADKQTGLVTVAAGTTLRELNEQLWKLGLSISCLGNLDAATIAGAIATGTHGTGRRYAGLCSQVRALQLVTADGQLLECSAEQHPELFAAARLSLGALGIITAVTLQCEPAFALHSVEAPADYDDLLEVLAKLELRDHFEFLWFPHTRRVLTKVQTRLPADAPLHPRGALRSWRDERFLGDVVYEGINRLTATWPRLTARVNRLTTRALPERSYTDRAYRIVPSQGSLLYRTMEYAIPRASLPHVLDELDDWVQRSGEDVVFPVEVRLTAADNIPLSPAFGRETCYVAVYQYHRRSYDQWFAAVEAIAREADGRPHWAKLHYRSAEDLAPAYPLFDEFLAVRDTYDPNRRFSNDYLRRVLGS, encoded by the coding sequence ATGGCGAGACAGGGCTCAGGCAGCTGGCGCAACTGGGCGGGCACCTATTCGGTGACGCCGGCCCGGCTCCAGTACCCATGCTCGCCGGACGAGGTGGCGGCCGAGGTGTGCCGCGCCGCCCAGGACGAGCTGTCGGTGAAGGCGGTCGGCGCCGGCTACAGCTTCACCGACATCGCGGTGACCCGGGGCGTGATGCTCGACCTGTCCGGGATGACCGGGGTGCTGGCCGCCGACAAGCAGACCGGCCTGGTGACCGTCGCCGCCGGGACCACGTTGCGGGAGCTGAACGAGCAGCTGTGGAAGCTCGGCCTGTCGATCAGCTGCCTGGGCAATCTCGATGCCGCCACCATCGCCGGCGCCATCGCCACCGGCACCCACGGCACCGGCCGGCGTTACGCCGGCCTGTGCAGCCAGGTACGGGCCCTGCAACTGGTCACCGCCGACGGGCAGCTGCTGGAATGCTCGGCCGAGCAGCATCCCGAGCTGTTCGCCGCGGCCCGGCTCAGCCTCGGCGCCCTGGGCATCATCACCGCGGTGACCCTGCAGTGCGAGCCGGCCTTCGCCCTGCATTCGGTCGAGGCGCCGGCCGACTACGACGACCTGCTCGAGGTGCTGGCCAAGCTGGAGCTTCGGGATCACTTCGAGTTCCTCTGGTTCCCGCACACCCGGCGGGTGCTGACCAAGGTGCAGACCCGGCTGCCGGCCGACGCCCCGCTGCACCCGCGTGGCGCGCTGCGCAGCTGGCGCGACGAGCGGTTCCTGGGCGATGTGGTCTACGAGGGCATCAACCGGCTGACCGCCACCTGGCCCAGGCTGACCGCCAGGGTGAACCGGCTCACCACCCGGGCGCTGCCCGAACGCAGCTACACCGACCGGGCCTACCGGATCGTGCCGAGCCAGGGCTCGCTGCTGTACCGCACGATGGAGTACGCGATTCCCCGGGCGTCGCTGCCGCACGTCCTGGACGAGCTCGACGACTGGGTGCAGCGTTCCGGGGAAGATGTCGTGTTTCCGGTCGAGGTCCGGCTGACGGCTGCCGACAACATCCCGCTGTCGCCGGCCTTCGGTCGCGAGACCTGCTATGTCGCGGTGTACCAGTACCACCGGCGTTCCTATGACCAGTGGTTCGCCGCCGTCGAGGCGATCGCCCGTGAGGCCGACGGCCGGCCGCACTGGGCCAAGCTGCACTACCGCTCGGCCGAGGACCTGGCGCCGGCCTACCCGCTGTTCGATGAGTTCCTCGCGGTGCGCGACACCTACGACCCGAACCGCCGGTTCAGCAACGACTACCTGCGCCGGGTGCTCGGCAGCTGA
- a CDS encoding AMP-binding protein: protein MARTPTQPSRAGTVDWPDEVVARYVAEGHWEGRTLTEPIYAAADAAPDAIAVVDGPQRLSYRALVERADGAALRLRALGLRPDDRIVLQLPNCWEFVVLTLACLRLGVIPVMGLTAHRRHELSFLAEHSEARAIAAPDVMRDFDHQALAHEVAAGSATIEHVLVLGEQVLPGSVDLRALCRPAEDPAGARAQLDEAAPDSRSIALMLLSGGTTGLPKLIARAHDDYGCYVRNTMQICRFDAGTVSLVLLPLGHSMPLGTNLAVLRAGGRLVIAASPAPPGVFDVIADEGVTVSAAVPAVLQRWLEHRESDTSHDLSSMRMLLVGGSRPADHLARSIAPVLARVLQQGYGMAEGLVCLTRPDDPVEVALNSQGRPITTADELLVVDEAGDPVPLGETGVLLTRGPCTPRGYYRAPEQNALAFVGDGWLRTGDIVRVRPDGNVVIEGRDKDMINRGGEKVSAEEVESFAYRVPGVRLAAAVAMPGGELGERVCLYVVPRAGVTVELADVQDVMRAEGVARFKLPERLVLVDSLPSTNIGKIDKKALRADITDRLAAEQALDVPAA, encoded by the coding sequence ATGGCCAGGACCCCGACCCAGCCGAGCCGAGCAGGCACCGTCGATTGGCCGGATGAGGTCGTCGCCCGCTATGTGGCCGAGGGCCATTGGGAGGGCCGCACCCTCACCGAGCCGATCTACGCCGCCGCCGACGCCGCCCCGGACGCGATCGCGGTCGTCGACGGCCCGCAGCGGTTGAGCTATCGCGCGCTCGTCGAGCGGGCCGACGGCGCGGCGCTGCGGCTGCGGGCGCTGGGGCTGCGCCCGGATGACCGGATCGTGCTGCAGCTGCCCAACTGCTGGGAGTTCGTCGTCCTGACGCTGGCGTGCCTGCGGCTCGGCGTGATCCCGGTGATGGGGTTGACGGCGCATCGCAGGCACGAGCTGTCGTTCCTGGCCGAGCACTCCGAGGCCCGGGCGATAGCGGCGCCCGACGTGATGCGCGACTTCGACCACCAGGCGCTGGCGCACGAGGTCGCCGCGGGCAGCGCCACCATCGAGCACGTGCTGGTGCTCGGCGAGCAGGTGCTGCCCGGCAGCGTGGACCTGCGGGCGCTGTGCCGGCCCGCCGAGGACCCGGCCGGCGCCCGCGCCCAGCTGGACGAGGCGGCGCCGGACAGCCGGTCGATCGCGCTGATGCTGCTCTCCGGCGGCACCACGGGGCTGCCCAAGCTGATCGCCCGGGCGCATGACGACTACGGCTGCTACGTCCGCAACACCATGCAGATCTGCCGGTTCGACGCCGGGACGGTGTCGCTGGTGCTGCTGCCGCTGGGCCACAGCATGCCGCTGGGCACCAACCTGGCCGTGCTGCGAGCCGGCGGGCGGCTGGTGATCGCCGCGTCACCGGCGCCGCCGGGGGTCTTCGACGTGATCGCCGACGAAGGGGTGACGGTCAGCGCGGCGGTGCCGGCGGTCCTGCAGCGCTGGCTGGAGCATCGCGAATCAGACACCAGCCACGACCTCAGCTCGATGCGGATGCTGCTGGTCGGGGGCTCCCGGCCGGCCGACCACCTGGCCCGCAGCATCGCCCCGGTGCTGGCGCGGGTGCTGCAGCAGGGCTATGGGATGGCCGAGGGCCTGGTGTGCCTCACCCGGCCGGATGACCCGGTGGAGGTGGCCCTGAACAGCCAGGGCCGGCCGATCACCACCGCCGACGAGCTGCTGGTGGTGGATGAAGCCGGCGACCCGGTGCCGCTGGGTGAGACCGGCGTGCTGCTGACCCGCGGGCCGTGCACGCCGCGCGGCTACTACCGGGCGCCGGAGCAGAACGCGCTCGCGTTCGTCGGTGACGGCTGGCTGCGCACCGGAGACATCGTGCGGGTGCGTCCGGACGGCAACGTGGTGATCGAGGGCCGGGACAAGGACATGATCAACCGCGGTGGTGAGAAGGTCTCGGCCGAGGAGGTGGAGAGCTTCGCCTACCGGGTGCCGGGGGTGCGGCTCGCGGCCGCGGTGGCGATGCCCGGCGGCGAGCTGGGCGAGCGGGTCTGCCTCTACGTGGTGCCCCGGGCCGGGGTCACGGTGGAGCTGGCCGACGTGCAGGACGTGATGCGCGCCGAGGGGGTGGCCCGGTTCAAGCTGCCGGAGCGGCTGGTGCTGGTGGACTCGCTGCCGAGCACCAACATCGGCAAGATCGACAAGAAGGCGCTGCGGGCCGACATCACCGATCGGTTGGCCGCCGAGCAGGCGTTGGACGTCCCCGCGGCCTGA